The sequence CCGACCGCAAATGGTTCGGCACCCGCAACTCGGGCGCCTATCTCGTCTCCAAAGACGGGCAGGAAACCATCTATCATTTCACGGCCGACAACTCACCGCTCCCCTCCGACAACATCTACGACATTGCCGTGCACCCCGAGACGGGAGAGGTGTTCTTTGCCACCGAAGGCGGTCTTGCCTCTTTCCGGGCCGAAGCCACCGAACCGCAAAGCGACTATTCCGACGTCTATGTGTTCCCCAACCCGGTACGACCCGACTACGAAGGCTCCATCACCATCACCGGCTTGCAGGAAAATTCCCTCGTGAAAATCACCGACACGGCCGGAAACCTCATCTATCAAAACTACTCGACCGGCGGACAACTCGTGTGGAACGGGCTCACCCGCAGCGGTGACCGTCTGCGCAGCGGCATCTATCTCGTCTTCGCATCGGTCGACAACGGGGGAGAGGGAATCGTCGCAAAATTTGCCGTCGTGCGGTAAACCTTCCTTGGGTTTTCCCCCCGGTAAAAAGAAAAAATTTCCGGAAAAATCAAAGCCACCCTTCGCGCTTGTACCACGCCACGGCCTCGGCCACACCCCGGTCGAGCCGATAGTCGGGCACAAAACCGAGCTCCTCGCGCGCGGCCGTCGTATCGCACACCCAGTTGCGCTGTTTCATGATGCGGTACTTGTCGCGGTTGAGCGTACTCGACGCACCGACCAGCCCCGCCAGAAAACCCACGGTGTAGCAAACGGCTTTGAGCAGAAACAGGGGAACACGCACCGGCACGACCACCCGCTTGTGCAACTCCCGCGCCACATGACGACGGAATTGCGACGAAGTATAGACATCGCCATCGGAGAGGAAATAGCCCCGTCGCTTCACCCCTTTGTCGACCGCCAGGAAAACCGCCTTCACCAAATCCTTGACATAAATGAACGTGAGCAGCTGACGCCGGTAACCGACCGAGAAGTCAAACCCCGCCTTGATACTCTTCATCATCAGGTAATAATCCCTCTCCCGGGGGCCATATACCCCGGTGGGACGCATAAAGACATACGGGAAATCGGGCAGCGACCGCAAAAACTCCTCGGCATGCAACTTGCTGCGGCCATAGAGCGTGTCGGGGTGGGGCACATCGTCGGGACGTATCGGGGTGTAGTCGCGTTCATCACCGGCGCCCCAGGCTCCCAGGCTGCTCATCAGGATAAACTGGTCGGGAACCGTATCGGTCTCTATCAAAGCCTCGGCAAAATTTTTCACATACCCGTAGTTTATCCTTTCAAAATCGCGGCCGTCCCTGCACTTGGTAACCCCCAGGTTGTGAATGACAATATCCCACCGGCCGAGCTCCGAAACCTGCCGGAGAAGTTCTTTTTTGAGTTCTTCCTTACGGGCGAAAGAAAGATTGACGAAGTGTATGCGCTCGTCACTCAGATAAGCCCGACTGGTCGAAGGGCGCACCCCCGCCCATGTCTCATACCCGCGACGCAAGGACTCTTCGACAAGAAAACCACCGATGAACCCACCGGCACCTGTTATCAAGACACGTTTCTGCATGGCTCCGAATAGAAAAAATCTGCGGTTAAAAGTACGACGATTTATCGATACAGCGTGTCGGAAAAGCGCTTTTTTATAATTTTTCGTTTGATAATAGACACAGTTCGATGATAATTACCATCTTTTAAAAAGATTAATGGCCGACTTTTCCTATATTTGCGCCTGTTATTTTTCACGGCATCTGATATTTCACTATCATTTCATTATGAAACAATACCAATTATTGAACAACATTTGCGGTTGGGTGGTCTTTGTGATTGCCGCCGTGACGTATATCCTCACGCTCGAACCGACGGCGAGCTTCTGGGATTGCGGAGAATTCATCTCGTCGGCCTACAAACTCGAAGTGGGACACCCGCCGGGAAACCCCATTTTCATGCTCACCGGCCGCTTCTTTGCCAATTTTGCATCGGACCCCTCGCAGGTCGCCTACATGATCAACCTCATGTCGGGACTGTTCAGCGCAGCCACCATATTGCTGCTCTTCTGGACCATTACCCACCTCACCCGCAAAATCATCGTGCGGGAAGACAGTGAAATGTCACTGTCCCAAATGATTGTGATTCTCGGTTGCGGCGCCGTGGGCGCACTGGCCTACGCATGGAGCGACACCTTCTGGTTCTCGGCCGTCGAGGGCGAAGTCTATGCCTACTCGTCGTTCTGCACGGCACTGGTATTCTGGCTCATTCTCAAATGGGAAGACATAGCCGACCGTCCGCATTCCGACCGTTACATCATACTCATTGCCTACGTCATAGGTATTTCCATCGCCGTGCACCTGCTCAACCTGCTTACCATTCCTGCACTGGTGCTGGTCTATTACTTCCGCAAGTTTTCCAACCCCACCACAAAAGGAGCCATCATTGCCCTGCTGCTCTCCTTCGCCGGCATCGTGTTCCTGCTCTACGGTCTCGTACCGGGATTCGTAAAAGTGGCCGGTTGGGCCGAACTGTTGTGTGTCAACGTGTTAGGTATGCCCTTCAACTCGGGTGTCATTGTCTACTTCTTCGTCGTCATCGCCTGCATCACCTGGGGCATCTATGAAACCTACAAGCAAGACAACATCAACCGCTTGCGCTTCTCGTTCCTCATCAGTGTGATATTGGTGGGACTGCCCTTCATCAGCAGCAAAATATTCATCGGCATACTCATATCGCTGGCGTTGGCCTTCTTCCTCTTCTACAAGAAAGAGTTGCCCATACGCCTGCTCAACATGATACTGGTGTCGGTGCTGGTCATCTTCATCGGATACTCCTCCTATGCCATCATCGTCATACGTTCGTCGGCCAACACCCCCATGGACCAAAACTCTCCCGAAGATGTTTTTGCCTTGGGCAGCTACCTCAACCGCGAACAATACGGCGACCGCCCGCTCTTCTACGGACAGACCTTCGTGGCCGACGTGGAACGGAAAGACGGTGTTCCCCTCTATGAAGAAGGGGCACCGATATGGGCCCGCGTCATCAAGACATCGGAAGATGAACCCGACCGCTATGAAATCATCGACCACAAACGCAACTACATCTACACCCCCGAACTCTGCATGTTCTTCCCCCGCATGTATAGCCCCGACAGCCGCCACATCGGCGCCTACAAGGAGTGGTCGAACTTCAAGGGGAAAAACGTGCGGGTTAACGGTCGCGTGACACGCAAGCCGACCTTCGTCGAGAACATGCGTTTCTTCATCGACTACCAAGTCAACTTCATGTATTGGCGTTACTTCATGTGGAACTTTGCCGGTCGTCAGAACGACATTCAAGGCAATGGCGATGCCGCATACGGAAACTGGATTACCGGTTTCAACTTCATCGACAAGTTCCTGGTGGGTGACCAGACGCTTCTCCCTACCGACCTGAAAGAAAACAAAGGCCGCAACGTATTCTTCATGATGCCCCTGCTGCTGGGCCTGCTGGGCCTCTTCTTCCAACTCTATTCCGGCAAAAAAGGCATCGAAAGCTTCTGGGTGGTCTTCTTCCTCTTCTTCATGACGGGACTGGCCATTGTCATCTACCTCAACCAGACTCCTTACCAGCCGCGCGAACGTGACTACGCCTATGCCGGTTCGTTCTACGCGTTTGCCATCTGGATAGGACTCGGCGTAGCCGCCATCTACAAACTGTTAGCGAAGAAAATCAACCCCACCGTCGCAGCTTCCTTAGCCACCGTCGTGTCGCTCATCGTGCCGTTGCAAATGGTAAGCCAGACGTGGGACGACCACGACCGTTCGGGACGCTACACCTGCCGTGACTTCGGCAAGAACTACATCACCTCGGTCGACGAGAACGGTATCATCTTCACCAACGGCGACAACGATACCTTCCCCTTGTGGTATGCCCAGGAAACCGAAGGTTATCGCACCGACGTGCGCGTGTGCAACCTCTCTTACCTGCAAACCGACTGGTATGTGTCGCAAATGAAGTCGCAAGCGTATGAGTCAGAACCGCTCCCCATCTCGATGAAGGAGAGCCAATATGGCAACAAGAAACGCGAATATGCCTACATTCTCGACCGTGTCGACTATCCCGTATCGGTAAAAGCAGCCATGGAATATTTCCTCTCCGACTCGGAAAGAACCAAAAACATTCCCGGATATGGAAACATCAACCACCTGCCCACCGGTGAGCTCTATATCGACATCGACAAGGAGAAAATAGCCAAGTCGGGTATCGTGCCCAAAGGTTACGAAGACAAAATCGTCGACCGCATGGACCTCTCGTTCAGCAACAAAAATTCTCTCATGCTCAACGAGCTGGCCATCATCGACATGCTCAGCACCAATGCCGAGCAAGGCTGGAAACGACCCATCTATTTTGCCTCGACCGTCGACCCGTCGCTCTTCTCCGAAACCGACAAATACTTCATGCGCACCGGTATGGCCTACAAGATTGTTCCCGTGGATCTCCCCTCGAACCAAGGCCGCTACCAGGTCGACAGCGAAGAGATGTATGACAACGTCATGAACAAGTTCGTATGGGGTGGCATCGACACCAATCCCGACATCTACCTCGACGAAACCATTCGACGCATGTGCTACTCCTACCGCATCATGTTCATCGACCTCATCGACCAACTCATGCAAGAGGGCAAAGAAGAGAAAGCCTTGAAAGCTCTCGACTATTGCATGGAGAAAATACCCGACAGTGCCGTACCTCACAATTACTTGTCGTTGCAATTGGCCATGGACTACTATTACCTGGGTCAAAACGAAAAAGGCAAAGCCCTGCTCACGAAAATCGGAGACAGCGCCCTGGAATACATTACATGGATAAACTCCCTCAGCGAGAACAAGAGACGCTCGGTACAACGCGACTATATCTACAACGAGAGAGCTCTGGTCGAACAGGTTATCCCCATGTTCTATCGTTTCGGTGATGAAGAGAGCGGTAAAAGATACCTCGAAAAAGCCTCCATTGCCGGTGCAAACATCAACCGATACCTGAAAATGAATGCCAACAGCTGATTCTTGAATCATACTCCCTTCTCAAAAAACTCTCTGCCGCAAAGCAGAGAGTTTTTTTATTTTTTTACTTATGACAAGAAGCCATGCAGCATTATCGACAAAAACAACATCTACCTTATAACACAAACCGAGACACGCTGTAACTATGTTCATAGAACGCCCTCCGCTTTTCTATCGCATGATGTTTCCCGAAACGATATGGAGACTTCCCTGCAAAGAAAAGACCATATATCTCACCTTCGACGACGGACCGGTACCTGAAATCACACCTTGGGTACTCAATCTGCTCGACTACTACCAAGTGAAAGCCACTTTCTTCTGTGTAGGCGAAAACGTGGCCCGCAATACCGAACTCTATGCCGAGATTCTCAAACGCGGACACCACACGGGCAATCACACGATGAATCACATTCAGGGCATGAAATACTCCATCAAGGATTATGTGCGCAATGTCGATGCCGCCAACGAACTGATTCAAAGTGCGCTGTTCCGCCCGCCACACGGGCACATGTGTTTCGGCCAGGCTCACGAACTGAGGCAGAAATACAAAATCATCATGTGGGACGTGGTCACCCGCGATTACAGCAAAAAACTGAGCGGCGAACAGGTGTTCAACAACGTGAAGAAATATACCCGCAACGGTTCCATCATCGTCTTCCACGACTCGTTGAAAGGACAGAAAAATCTGCGCTATGCCCTGCCCAAATCCATCGAATGGATAAAAGAACAAGGATACAAGTTTGCACTTCTTTGATTTTTACTATATTTGTAACCTATATATAGAAAGTAAATTTTCAAACATATTTTTTCTGACCAAGAAATGATTTTTTTAAAGTAAAGTACACTAAACCTTAATTATATTTCTTTGCTCAATCATAAAAAAAGCAGTGATAATGTGTTATCACTGCTTTTCTGTTATCACGATAGACAATAAATTCTTTTACAAACCCAATTGTGCCGATATGTCGAGCATGCGCTGTATGGGACGTATGGCACGCTCGGCAACGTTCTTGTCTACGACAATTTCGGGGGTCTCGTCGCGCAGGCAGTCTCTCAGTTTTTCGAGCGTGTTCAGGCGCATGTAGTTGCATTCGTTGCAGGCACAGGTGCTGTCTTCGGGAGGAGCGGGAATGAACTCCTTGTCGGGACACTGTTTCTGCATCTCATGCAGGATACCCGACTCGGTAGCCACGATAAAGCGTTTCTTGTCCGATTTCACGGCATGTTTCAGCAGAGCGGCCGTAGAGCCCACCTTGTCGGCCAATTTCAGCAATACGGCCTTGCATTCGGGGTGAGCCAGCACATCGGCATCGGGATACTGCTTTTTCAGTTCCAGAATTTTGGCCACCGAAAATTGCTCGTGCACATGGCAGGCACCGTTCCACAACAACATCTCACGACCCGTGATGCCGTTGATGTAGTTGCCCAAGTTACGGTCG comes from Candidatus Caccoplasma merdavium and encodes:
- a CDS encoding polysaccharide deacetylase family protein encodes the protein MFIERPPLFYRMMFPETIWRLPCKEKTIYLTFDDGPVPEITPWVLNLLDYYQVKATFFCVGENVARNTELYAEILKRGHHTGNHTMNHIQGMKYSIKDYVRNVDAANELIQSALFRPPHGHMCFGQAHELRQKYKIIMWDVVTRDYSKKLSGEQVFNNVKKYTRNGSIIVFHDSLKGQKNLRYALPKSIEWIKEQGYKFALL
- the nadA gene encoding quinolinate synthase NadA encodes the protein MMNVCHPTPSMSNQQSLIEEIDRLRKEKNAVILAHYYQCNEIQDVADYVGDSLALAQWAAKTDADVIVMCGVHFMGETAKILCPDKKVLVPDMEAGCSLADSCPVDEFARFVEAHPGYTVISYVNTSAAVKAYTDVVVTSTNARQIVESFPKDEKIIFGPDRNLGNYINGITGREMLLWNGACHVHEQFSVAKILELKKQYPDADVLAHPECKAVLLKLADKVGSTAALLKHAVKSDKKRFIVATESGILHEMQKQCPDKEFIPAPPEDSTCACNECNYMRLNTLEKLRDCLRDETPEIVVDKNVAERAIRPIQRMLDISAQLGL
- a CDS encoding DUF2723 domain-containing protein, producing MKQYQLLNNICGWVVFVIAAVTYILTLEPTASFWDCGEFISSAYKLEVGHPPGNPIFMLTGRFFANFASDPSQVAYMINLMSGLFSAATILLLFWTITHLTRKIIVREDSEMSLSQMIVILGCGAVGALAYAWSDTFWFSAVEGEVYAYSSFCTALVFWLILKWEDIADRPHSDRYIILIAYVIGISIAVHLLNLLTIPALVLVYYFRKFSNPTTKGAIIALLLSFAGIVFLLYGLVPGFVKVAGWAELLCVNVLGMPFNSGVIVYFFVVIACITWGIYETYKQDNINRLRFSFLISVILVGLPFISSKIFIGILISLALAFFLFYKKELPIRLLNMILVSVLVIFIGYSSYAIIVIRSSANTPMDQNSPEDVFALGSYLNREQYGDRPLFYGQTFVADVERKDGVPLYEEGAPIWARVIKTSEDEPDRYEIIDHKRNYIYTPELCMFFPRMYSPDSRHIGAYKEWSNFKGKNVRVNGRVTRKPTFVENMRFFIDYQVNFMYWRYFMWNFAGRQNDIQGNGDAAYGNWITGFNFIDKFLVGDQTLLPTDLKENKGRNVFFMMPLLLGLLGLFFQLYSGKKGIESFWVVFFLFFMTGLAIVIYLNQTPYQPRERDYAYAGSFYAFAIWIGLGVAAIYKLLAKKINPTVAASLATVVSLIVPLQMVSQTWDDHDRSGRYTCRDFGKNYITSVDENGIIFTNGDNDTFPLWYAQETEGYRTDVRVCNLSYLQTDWYVSQMKSQAYESEPLPISMKESQYGNKKREYAYILDRVDYPVSVKAAMEYFLSDSERTKNIPGYGNINHLPTGELYIDIDKEKIAKSGIVPKGYEDKIVDRMDLSFSNKNSLMLNELAIIDMLSTNAEQGWKRPIYFASTVDPSLFSETDKYFMRTGMAYKIVPVDLPSNQGRYQVDSEEMYDNVMNKFVWGGIDTNPDIYLDETIRRMCYSYRIMFIDLIDQLMQEGKEEKALKALDYCMEKIPDSAVPHNYLSLQLAMDYYYLGQNEKGKALLTKIGDSALEYITWINSLSENKRRSVQRDYIYNERALVEQVIPMFYRFGDEESGKRYLEKASIAGANINRYLKMNANS
- a CDS encoding NAD(P)-dependent oxidoreductase, which gives rise to MQKRVLITGAGGFIGGFLVEESLRRGYETWAGVRPSTSRAYLSDERIHFVNLSFARKEELKKELLRQVSELGRWDIVIHNLGVTKCRDGRDFERINYGYVKNFAEALIETDTVPDQFILMSSLGAWGAGDERDYTPIRPDDVPHPDTLYGRSKLHAEEFLRSLPDFPYVFMRPTGVYGPRERDYYLMMKSIKAGFDFSVGYRRQLLTFIYVKDLVKAVFLAVDKGVKRRGYFLSDGDVYTSSQFRRHVARELHKRVVVPVRVPLFLLKAVCYTVGFLAGLVGASSTLNRDKYRIMKQRNWVCDTTAAREELGFVPDYRLDRGVAEAVAWYKREGWL